In Prosthecochloris sp. GSB1, the following proteins share a genomic window:
- a CDS encoding SDR family NAD(P)-dependent oxidoreductase gives MSCTLITGASSGIGKEFAREFARRGNDLVLVARSIEALRELAGELRGGGREIHVRAEDLSEPEGPGRIYEFCRENGIRIDLLVNCAGFGFAGRYDAMPPAVLQEMVQVNAASLAMMVRLFLPGMISRNAGGVINVSSLSGFQGVALIGLYSATKSFIITLTESLREELAGTKVKATVVCPGYVRTAFHERAGQEPGQSLLPISDARLVVRSAIRGLQKNRLLVFPTALDALLVFLQRILPRRFVLKTAALMAPLGNRDEVLRR, from the coding sequence ATGTCCTGTACGCTGATAACCGGTGCATCGAGCGGCATCGGCAAAGAGTTCGCCAGGGAATTCGCCCGCAGGGGCAACGATCTCGTTCTGGTCGCGCGCTCGATCGAGGCGCTCCGGGAGCTTGCCGGTGAGCTGCGCGGCGGGGGCCGGGAGATTCATGTGCGCGCCGAGGATCTGAGCGAACCGGAAGGTCCGGGCAGGATATACGAATTCTGCCGGGAGAACGGAATACGGATCGACCTGCTCGTCAACTGCGCCGGGTTCGGTTTTGCGGGAAGGTACGATGCCATGCCTCCAGCCGTTCTGCAGGAAATGGTCCAGGTCAACGCGGCTTCTCTCGCCATGATGGTTCGCCTTTTCCTGCCCGGAATGATCTCCCGCAATGCGGGAGGCGTGATCAACGTCTCTTCACTGAGTGGTTTTCAGGGAGTTGCACTGATCGGCCTGTATTCCGCGACAAAATCCTTTATCATAACCCTTACAGAATCGCTTCGCGAGGAACTTGCCGGAACGAAAGTCAAGGCGACCGTCGTCTGTCCAGGTTATGTCCGGACGGCTTTTCACGAAAGGGCGGGTCAGGAACCCGGGCAGAGTCTGCTGCCGATCTCGGACGCCCGGCTGGTGGTGCGGTCCGCCATCAGGGGCCTTCAGAAAAACAGGTTGCTGGTTTTTCCCACCGCGCTTGACGCGCTCCTGGTGTTTTTGCAGCGTATTCTCCCCAGACGTTTCGTTCTCAAGACAGCCGCGCTGATGGCTCCTCTCGGAAACCGGGACGAGGTATTGAGGAGGTAG
- the rpoB gene encoding DNA-directed RNA polymerase subunit beta yields the protein MKVADKTRKECIAFSKIQSIVEPPDLLQVQLDSFRSFIQDSVPPTKRKDQGLEKVLRGAFPITDSRGLYLLEYISYTFDKPKYTVEECIERGLTYDVSLKVKLKLSYKDEPDEADWKETIQQEVYLGRIPYMTERGTFIVNGAERVVVAQLHRSPGVVFSEAIHPNGKKMYSAKIVPTRGSWIEFQTDINNQIYVYIDQKKNFLVSALLRAIGFAKDEDILGLFDLVEEVPVKASKKDYLIGKNLASDIIDMQTGEVVSARTAITEEILDQITAAGYKSVRIMKTGAEDQGLDKAVITNTILNDSSATEEEALEIVYEELRANEAPDIEAARSFLERTFFNQKKYDLGDVGRYRINKKLGREQQGFADFLEKNSDLKALSDGIYEKILQTIQSYSDEPIGDDIMVLTHYDIIAVINYLIKLVNNQAEVDDVDHLANRRVRTVGEQLAAQFVVGLARMGKNVREKLNSRDTDKIAPADLINARTVSSVVASFFATSQLSQFMDQTNPLAELTNKRRVSALGPGGLTRERAGFEVRDVHYTHYGRLCPIETPEGPNIGLISSLSVYAEINDKGFIQTPYRVVEKGVLTDKVLMLSAEDEENKITVPVNVPLDENRKIAAENVQARTKGDYPVVDAEEVDYMDVSPVQIVSAAAALIPFLEHDDGNRALMGANMQRQAVPLLVSDAPLVGTGMEAKVARDSRSVTQAEASGVVESVSADSIRVRYDQNGEDGALRVMLDPDEGVKTYRMIKFKRSNQDTCITQKPVVRKGDVVRKGDVLADGHSTENGELALGKNVLVAFMPWRGYNFEDAIVLSERLVYDDVFTSIHIHEFEANVRDTKRGEEQFTRDIYNVSEEALKNLDENGIIRIGAEVKERDILVGKITPKGESDPTPEEKLLRAIFGDKSSDVKDASMHVPAGMKGIVIKTKLFSRKKKIGLDIKERAEAIDALFDRKEADLRARFAKWISQLLGGRKTTGIHTVKGKEAVAAGGAFDEKLLGRFSNIDWIETIDFSREIVDDAKINDTVSHLCEEYGLKMKDLVDERENEKYKLNTGDELPPGIEELAKVYIAQKRKIQVGDKMAGRHGNKGVVGKILPIEDMPFMQNGTPVDIVLNPLGVPSRMNIGQLYETSLGWAAKELGVKFKTPIFDGATYEEVQEQLEKAGLPSHGKVRLYDGRTGEPFDDEVTVGYIYMLKLSHLVDDKIHARSTGPYSLITQQPLGGKAQFGGQRFGEMEVWALEAYGAANILREMLTVKSDDVIGRNKTYEAIVKGQNLPEPGTPESFNVLVRELQGLGLEIRIDNKVP from the coding sequence GTGAAAGTGGCTGATAAAACACGAAAGGAGTGTATTGCCTTTTCCAAAATCCAGAGTATCGTAGAGCCTCCCGATTTACTGCAAGTTCAGTTAGATTCTTTTAGAAGTTTTATTCAGGACAGCGTCCCCCCGACCAAACGCAAGGACCAGGGGCTTGAAAAAGTGCTTCGCGGCGCTTTCCCGATAACTGACAGCCGGGGTCTTTACCTGCTCGAATATATTTCCTATACCTTCGACAAGCCAAAATATACGGTCGAGGAATGCATCGAGAGAGGGCTGACCTATGACGTGTCGCTGAAGGTCAAGCTCAAGCTTTCATACAAGGACGAGCCCGACGAGGCCGACTGGAAGGAGACGATCCAGCAGGAGGTGTATCTCGGCAGAATCCCCTATATGACCGAGCGGGGAACGTTCATCGTCAACGGGGCCGAGCGCGTCGTCGTTGCGCAGCTCCACCGTTCGCCTGGCGTCGTTTTCAGCGAAGCCATTCATCCGAACGGCAAGAAAATGTATTCGGCCAAGATCGTTCCGACAAGGGGGTCGTGGATCGAGTTCCAGACCGACATCAACAACCAGATATACGTCTACATCGACCAGAAGAAGAATTTTCTGGTCAGCGCGCTCCTGCGCGCGATCGGTTTCGCGAAAGACGAGGATATTCTCGGTCTTTTCGATCTCGTCGAGGAGGTTCCGGTCAAGGCAAGCAAGAAAGACTACCTGATCGGCAAGAATCTCGCGTCGGATATCATCGACATGCAGACAGGTGAGGTCGTCAGCGCAAGAACGGCCATTACCGAGGAGATTCTGGACCAGATCACGGCCGCGGGATACAAGTCCGTCCGCATCATGAAAACCGGAGCCGAGGACCAGGGGCTCGACAAGGCCGTCATTACCAACACGATTCTCAACGACAGTTCGGCCACCGAGGAAGAGGCGCTCGAGATCGTCTACGAAGAACTGAGAGCCAACGAGGCTCCGGATATCGAAGCCGCCAGAAGTTTTCTGGAAAGAACCTTTTTCAATCAGAAAAAGTACGATCTCGGCGATGTCGGCCGTTACCGGATCAACAAGAAGCTCGGAAGGGAGCAGCAGGGCTTTGCCGATTTTCTTGAAAAGAATTCCGATCTGAAAGCGCTGTCCGACGGTATCTACGAAAAAATTCTCCAGACGATCCAGTCCTATTCGGATGAGCCTATCGGCGATGATATCATGGTGCTTACCCACTACGATATCATCGCGGTCATCAACTATCTCATCAAGCTGGTCAACAACCAGGCAGAGGTAGACGATGTCGACCACCTGGCCAACAGAAGGGTGCGCACCGTCGGCGAGCAGCTCGCCGCGCAGTTCGTCGTCGGCCTCGCGAGAATGGGCAAGAACGTCCGTGAAAAGCTCAATTCGAGAGATACCGACAAAATCGCTCCGGCAGACCTTATCAACGCCCGTACAGTATCGAGCGTCGTCGCCAGCTTTTTTGCGACCAGTCAGCTCTCGCAGTTCATGGATCAGACGAACCCGCTTGCCGAACTGACCAACAAGAGGAGGGTTTCCGCGCTCGGTCCCGGCGGTCTGACGAGGGAGCGAGCAGGATTCGAGGTTCGCGACGTTCATTACACGCATTACGGAAGGCTCTGTCCCATCGAAACTCCTGAAGGTCCGAATATCGGTCTCATCTCCTCCCTGTCGGTCTACGCGGAAATAAACGACAAGGGCTTCATACAAACGCCGTACCGGGTGGTCGAAAAGGGGGTGCTGACCGACAAGGTTCTCATGCTCTCCGCCGAGGACGAGGAAAACAAGATTACCGTGCCGGTCAACGTGCCGCTCGATGAAAACCGCAAGATCGCGGCTGAAAACGTTCAGGCGCGGACGAAGGGCGACTACCCGGTCGTCGATGCGGAAGAGGTGGATTACATGGACGTCTCTCCCGTGCAGATCGTCAGCGCGGCGGCAGCTCTTATTCCGTTCCTCGAACACGATGACGGCAACCGCGCGCTGATGGGCGCCAACATGCAGCGGCAGGCCGTTCCGCTGCTTGTTTCCGACGCTCCGCTCGTGGGAACCGGCATGGAGGCGAAAGTCGCGCGGGATTCACGCTCGGTCACACAGGCGGAAGCTTCGGGCGTGGTCGAATCGGTCAGCGCCGACAGTATCCGGGTCCGTTACGACCAGAACGGAGAGGACGGGGCGCTCAGGGTCATGCTCGATCCTGACGAAGGCGTCAAGACCTACAGGATGATCAAGTTCAAGCGTTCGAACCAGGATACCTGCATTACCCAGAAGCCTGTCGTCCGCAAGGGTGATGTCGTCAGAAAGGGCGATGTTCTCGCCGACGGGCATTCGACCGAAAACGGCGAACTGGCGCTCGGCAAGAACGTGCTGGTCGCTTTCATGCCCTGGAGAGGGTACAATTTCGAGGACGCCATCGTGCTCAGCGAACGTCTTGTCTACGACGACGTGTTCACCTCGATTCATATCCACGAGTTCGAGGCCAATGTCCGCGACACGAAACGAGGCGAGGAGCAGTTTACCCGGGACATCTACAATGTCAGCGAGGAGGCGCTCAAGAACCTCGACGAAAACGGCATTATCCGTATCGGCGCCGAGGTCAAGGAGCGTGATATTCTCGTCGGCAAGATAACGCCGAAAGGCGAAAGCGATCCGACACCCGAAGAGAAGCTTCTGCGGGCGATTTTCGGCGACAAGTCGAGCGATGTCAAGGATGCCTCCATGCACGTTCCCGCCGGAATGAAGGGGATCGTCATCAAGACGAAGCTGTTCAGCAGGAAAAAGAAAATCGGTCTCGACATCAAGGAGCGAGCGGAAGCCATCGACGCCCTGTTCGACAGGAAGGAGGCTGATCTGCGAGCCCGTTTCGCCAAGTGGATCAGCCAGTTGCTCGGCGGCAGGAAAACAACCGGAATCCATACCGTGAAAGGCAAGGAAGCCGTTGCCGCCGGGGGCGCTTTCGACGAGAAGCTGCTCGGCAGGTTCTCGAACATCGACTGGATAGAAACCATCGATTTTTCGAGGGAAATCGTCGACGACGCGAAGATCAACGACACAGTGTCCCATCTCTGCGAAGAGTATGGCCTGAAGATGAAGGATCTGGTGGACGAGCGGGAAAACGAAAAATACAAGCTCAATACCGGCGACGAGCTTCCTCCGGGTATCGAGGAGCTTGCGAAGGTTTATATCGCCCAGAAACGCAAGATACAGGTGGGTGACAAGATGGCCGGCCGCCACGGTAACAAGGGCGTCGTCGGCAAGATTCTGCCTATCGAGGACATGCCGTTCATGCAGAACGGCACTCCGGTCGATATCGTCCTGAACCCTCTCGGCGTTCCGAGCCGTATGAATATCGGCCAGCTTTACGAAACCTCCCTCGGATGGGCGGCGAAGGAACTCGGTGTGAAGTTCAAGACTCCCATTTTCGACGGCGCTACCTACGAAGAGGTTCAGGAGCAGCTCGAGAAAGCCGGCCTGCCCTCGCACGGAAAGGTGCGTCTCTACGACGGCCGGACCGGGGAGCCGTTCGATGACGAGGTCACGGTCGGTTACATCTACATGCTGAAACTCAGCCACCTTGTCGACGACAAGATACACGCCCGCTCGACAGGTCCGTACTCGCTCATCACCCAGCAGCCTCTCGGCGGCAAGGCGCAGTTCGGCGGCCAGAGGTTCGGTGAAATGGAAGTCTGGGCGCTCGAGGCGTACGGCGCGGCCAATATTCTGAGAGAGATGCTGACGGTCAAGTCCGACGATGTCATCGGGAGAAACAAGACCTATGAGGCGATCGTCAAGGGCCAGAACCTGCCTGAACCGGGTACGCCCGAGTCGTTCAACGTGCTCGTCCGGGAACTTCAGGGCCTCGGTCTTGAAATTCGCATAGACAACAAGGTGCCCTGA
- the rplK gene encoding 50S ribosomal protein L11 — protein sequence MAKKVIGFIKLQIPAGGANPAPPVGPALGQKGVNIMEFCKQFNAKTQSQAGTIIPVVITVFSDKSFTFITKTPPAAVLLIKEAGVAKGSGEPNKNKVGKVTSGQVRKIAELKMPDLNAVDVEGAMQMVRGTARSMGIVVED from the coding sequence ATGGCAAAAAAGGTAATAGGGTTTATTAAACTCCAGATTCCGGCAGGCGGCGCGAACCCGGCCCCTCCCGTAGGCCCTGCTCTCGGTCAGAAGGGCGTGAACATCATGGAGTTCTGCAAGCAGTTCAATGCGAAAACGCAGTCGCAGGCGGGAACCATCATTCCTGTCGTGATCACGGTTTTTTCCGACAAGTCGTTTACGTTCATTACCAAAACTCCTCCGGCGGCTGTTCTTCTGATCAAGGAGGCCGGCGTGGCGAAGGGTTCAGGAGAGCCCAACAAGAACAAGGTCGGCAAGGTGACTTCAGGGCAGGTTCGTAAAATCGCCGAACTGAAAATGCCCGATCTCAATGCGGTCGATGTGGAGGGAGCCATGCAGATGGTTCGGGGTACGGCAAGGAGCATGGGGATCGTTGTCGAGGACTGA
- the secE gene encoding preprotein translocase subunit SecE: MNKYLNKVTQYYHDVVNEMKKVAWPSPEDTKDQTVVVLTVSGLLALFTFVVDWMINSFIGQLL; the protein is encoded by the coding sequence ATGAACAAGTATCTCAACAAGGTGACCCAGTATTATCATGACGTCGTCAATGAGATGAAGAAGGTCGCCTGGCCAAGCCCCGAGGACACCAAGGATCAGACTGTCGTCGTTCTGACTGTTTCCGGTCTGCTCGCGTTGTTTACTTTCGTGGTGGACTGGATGATTAATTCATTTATCGGACAATTGCTGTAA
- the rplJ gene encoding 50S ribosomal protein L10: MKRDKKEQVVREVAEKLEKAQGIYLTEFQGLDVAKMAELRKEFRDAGVEYRVVKNTLVRKALENVAGGDRLAAGLFNTTGLAIGYDDPVVPAKVIEKFSKKNEQLKFKMAAIDGSVFEADKLGDLAKMLSKTENIGRVAGLVNNVISSVPMVVNAVMRDLVSVLDQVARQKQD; the protein is encoded by the coding sequence ATGAAGCGCGATAAAAAAGAACAGGTTGTCAGGGAGGTCGCAGAAAAGCTCGAGAAGGCACAGGGCATATACTTGACGGAATTCCAGGGGTTGGACGTCGCCAAGATGGCCGAGTTGAGGAAGGAGTTCAGGGACGCCGGCGTCGAGTATCGTGTCGTGAAGAACACGCTCGTCAGGAAGGCTCTGGAAAATGTCGCCGGAGGCGATCGTCTCGCGGCAGGGCTTTTCAATACGACCGGTCTGGCGATCGGCTACGACGATCCGGTCGTTCCCGCGAAAGTCATCGAGAAATTCAGTAAGAAAAACGAGCAGCTGAAGTTCAAGATGGCGGCGATCGACGGTTCGGTTTTCGAGGCCGACAAGCTGGGCGATCTCGCGAAAATGCTCAGCAAAACCGAAAATATCGGCCGTGTCGCGGGTCTGGTCAACAATGTGATCAGTTCCGTGCCCATGGTTGTCAACGCGGTCATGAGAGATCTTGTTTCTGTTCTCGACCAGGTGGCCAGGCAGAAGCAGGATTGA
- the nusG gene encoding transcription termination/antitermination protein NusG gives MKTGDKEAGQEAQGLPKPRWYALRIYSGHERKVKEGIELEVERQGIEDKILQVYVPYERFVEVKNGKKRSLTKNAFPGYVLIEAVLDKQTKNLIMDIPSVIGFLGVGDVPTPLRPDEVDKILEPEGAVEQRTVVEAPFRLGDSVKVIDGPFSSLTGVVHDVCTERMKVKVMINFFGRSTPTELDFSQVKLVSQ, from the coding sequence ATGAAGACGGGGGATAAAGAAGCCGGACAGGAAGCCCAGGGTCTTCCCAAGCCTCGCTGGTATGCGTTGAGGATCTATTCGGGGCACGAGCGCAAGGTCAAGGAGGGTATCGAACTCGAGGTGGAAAGGCAGGGGATCGAGGACAAGATTCTGCAGGTTTACGTGCCGTACGAGCGTTTTGTCGAGGTCAAGAACGGCAAGAAAAGAAGTCTCACCAAGAACGCCTTTCCGGGTTACGTGCTTATCGAGGCGGTGCTGGACAAGCAGACGAAGAATCTTATCATGGATATTCCTTCTGTGATAGGGTTTCTCGGCGTCGGTGACGTTCCCACTCCGCTCAGGCCCGACGAGGTCGACAAGATTCTCGAGCCCGAGGGCGCGGTGGAGCAGCGGACGGTCGTGGAGGCTCCGTTCCGTCTCGGCGATTCTGTCAAGGTTATCGATGGCCCCTTCAGTTCGCTTACCGGTGTTGTTCACGATGTGTGTACCGAGAGGATGAAGGTCAAGGTCATGATCAACTTTTTCGGCCGAAGCACTCCTACCGAGCTTGATTTTTCCCAGGTCAAACTGGTTTCTCAATAA
- the rplA gene encoding 50S ribosomal protein L1, producing MAGKKYKEAGGKIVAHDEYELQQAVGLLKEITSVKFDASVDVAMRLGVDPRHADQVVRGTVMLPHGTGKTVSVLVICNEAKVAEAEEAGADFVGFEDYIEKIQNGWTDVDVIIATPDVMGKLGRVGKILGPRGLMPNPKSGTVTMDVAKAVREVKAGKIEFRVDKAGNVHAPVGKVSFGAEQLVDNVTSFIKEVVRLKPSAAKGQYVRNISISSTMSPGIRVKKDKFVA from the coding sequence ATGGCAGGAAAGAAATACAAGGAAGCCGGCGGCAAGATCGTGGCGCATGACGAGTACGAGTTGCAGCAAGCCGTAGGGCTGCTGAAGGAAATCACCAGTGTGAAGTTCGACGCGTCGGTCGATGTCGCCATGCGTCTGGGGGTCGATCCCCGGCATGCCGACCAGGTCGTTCGCGGCACGGTCATGCTGCCCCACGGCACAGGTAAAACGGTGTCCGTGCTCGTTATCTGCAACGAGGCCAAGGTCGCGGAGGCGGAAGAGGCCGGAGCCGACTTCGTCGGTTTCGAGGATTATATCGAAAAGATCCAGAACGGTTGGACGGACGTGGATGTGATTATCGCCACTCCCGACGTCATGGGCAAGTTGGGCAGGGTGGGCAAGATTCTCGGTCCGCGCGGTCTGATGCCGAATCCCAAGTCGGGCACCGTCACGATGGATGTCGCCAAGGCTGTCAGGGAAGTGAAAGCCGGAAAGATCGAGTTTCGCGTCGACAAGGCGGGGAACGTTCACGCGCCCGTCGGGAAAGTGTCGTTCGGCGCCGAACAGCTCGTCGATAACGTGACGAGTTTCATCAAGGAGGTTGTGAGGCTGAAACCTTCGGCCGCGAAAGGCCAGTATGTCCGCAATATCTCCATTTCCAGCACGATGTCTCCCGGTATCAGGGTGAAGAAAGACAAGTTCGTTGCCTAA
- the rplL gene encoding 50S ribosomal protein L7/L12, with amino-acid sequence MASIESLVEEIGKLSLTEASELVKALEEKFGVSAAPAVIAGGVAAAPAGEAAAQEEKTEFDVELKAAGANKINVIKVVRSLTGLGLKEAKEMVDGAPKVVKEAVSKDEAEKIAKELKDAGAEVELK; translated from the coding sequence ATGGCATCTATTGAGTCACTTGTAGAAGAGATTGGCAAGCTTTCGCTGACCGAAGCTTCCGAGCTGGTGAAAGCTCTCGAGGAGAAGTTCGGTGTGAGTGCCGCTCCGGCCGTCATCGCCGGTGGTGTCGCAGCCGCTCCCGCGGGAGAAGCAGCCGCTCAGGAAGAGAAGACCGAGTTCGACGTCGAGCTGAAAGCCGCCGGTGCAAACAAGATCAACGTTATCAAGGTTGTCCGTTCGCTCACCGGTCTCGGCCTGAAGGAAGCCAAGGAGATGGTCGACGGAGCGCCGAAGGTTGTCAAGGAGGCCGTCAGCAAGGATGAGGCTGAAAAAATCGCTAAAGAGTTGAAGGACGCAGGCGCCGAAGTTGAGCTCAAGTGA